One region of Streptomyces sp. NBC_00442 genomic DNA includes:
- a CDS encoding glycosyl hydrolase 2 galactose-binding domain-containing protein, protein MFQRARSARTGTGTRTRTRTRTRRRCPTSLLALLGLLAVAAASPIAAPDARPGPPNSASTVMSSTVGATVRATAGGSTALTGYAIQSTARVPDTAASVSSPGFPTVGWHRATRRSTVLAALVADGTYPDPFYSTDQQRIPAREFAVPWWYRSDFVLTGAGARTHLDFSGVVSAADVYLNGRRIADAGTTAGLYRRHDIDVTKLVHAGVNTVAFRVRPNDPRKHFTLGWLDWLQPPPDANMGIVRDVLVRRSGPVTLHDAHVLNHLSVPSLARAELTVKAQVRNDSEVAATTTVTAVVSPTGPARTAAAAADSTPLASPAPSSTSSAPPVAVTARGGGRIVMRQRVTLRPGEARTLVFDPGRYPHLRLHRPKVWWPADMGAQNLYRLDLTATAAGRLSDAVGHPFGIRDIKAPLNAAGARQYAVNGRPLLIRGGGWSADELLRWDTVAAEDRIEAALDAGLNTLRLEGHIEPDEFFELADRHGILTLPGWECCDKWEAQVNHVDTGEQWTSADRVTARASMASEAARLRDHPSVLSFLVGSDYPPDLRTEKDYLDVLRAADWRTPVVPAASDVTTSPSGPSGMHMTGPYDWVPPAYWYDKREGGASGFNSETSAGPSIPTLDTLRRTLSPAELDILWTKPSAPQYHRSPSPVFSTLALFNDALAHRYGPPRSLADYTAKAQLAQYENVRAQFEAYARNATDTTAPATGVIYWMFNSGWTSLHWQLVDRYLDLGGAYYGAKKANEPLHIQYSYDDASVTVINRRPGPATRLRADITLAGMDGGTRYHRVVSDIRVAGGGAKTTVLTLPSHAGGPNGTYLARLILTDRSGREVSRNVYWLSSRPDTLDYGATDWYHTPTTSYADLTGLDSLPPTAVTATAHTTRHADATSTTTVTLRNPGVGQGGTGPPALMTDVHLVDRNGAPVLPVRWSDNHVTLWPGETTTLTATYRTRALRHGLPRVRLSGWNTPTSDVVPGR, encoded by the coding sequence GTGTTCCAGCGCGCCAGATCCGCCCGCACCGGCACCGGCACCCGCACCCGCACCCGCACCCGCACCCGGCGGCGGTGTCCCACGAGCCTTCTGGCTCTTCTCGGGTTGCTGGCCGTGGCCGCCGCCTCACCGATCGCGGCCCCTGACGCTCGGCCCGGACCGCCCAACTCGGCGTCCACGGTGATGTCCTCGACCGTGGGCGCGACTGTGCGTGCGACGGCGGGTGGTTCGACCGCCCTGACCGGATACGCGATCCAGTCCACCGCCCGAGTCCCCGATACGGCGGCCTCGGTATCGTCACCCGGCTTCCCGACGGTCGGCTGGCACCGAGCCACCCGCCGCTCCACCGTGCTGGCCGCTCTCGTCGCCGACGGCACCTACCCCGACCCGTTCTACTCCACGGATCAACAGCGCATCCCGGCGCGCGAGTTCGCCGTACCGTGGTGGTATCGCAGCGACTTCGTTCTCACCGGCGCCGGGGCCCGTACCCACCTGGACTTCAGCGGCGTGGTCTCCGCCGCCGACGTCTACCTCAACGGCCGCCGCATCGCCGACGCGGGTACGACTGCCGGCCTCTACCGGCGGCACGACATCGACGTCACGAAGCTCGTGCACGCGGGGGTCAACACGGTCGCCTTCCGAGTCCGGCCCAACGACCCGCGCAAGCACTTCACTCTGGGATGGCTGGACTGGCTGCAGCCGCCACCGGACGCCAACATGGGCATCGTTCGTGACGTCCTCGTTCGCCGCTCCGGACCGGTGACCCTCCACGATGCGCACGTGCTGAACCACCTGTCCGTCCCCTCACTCGCCAGGGCCGAGCTCACCGTGAAGGCCCAGGTCCGCAATGACTCCGAAGTGGCCGCCACGACCACGGTCACCGCGGTGGTCTCGCCCACAGGCCCAGCACGCACCGCCGCCGCCGCCGCCGATTCCACCCCTCTCGCCTCGCCCGCCCCTTCGTCCACCTCCTCCGCCCCGCCGGTCGCCGTGACCGCGCGTGGCGGCGGAAGGATCGTGATGCGGCAGAGGGTCACCCTGCGGCCCGGCGAGGCCAGGACGCTCGTCTTCGACCCGGGGCGATATCCGCACCTGCGCCTCCACCGGCCCAAGGTGTGGTGGCCCGCCGACATGGGTGCCCAGAACCTCTACCGCCTCGACCTGACCGCGACGGCTGCGGGAAGACTCTCCGACGCCGTCGGCCACCCCTTCGGCATCCGCGACATCAAGGCCCCTCTCAACGCCGCCGGCGCACGCCAATACGCGGTCAACGGCCGGCCCCTCCTGATCCGCGGCGGAGGCTGGTCGGCCGATGAACTGCTGCGCTGGGACACCGTCGCGGCCGAGGACCGCATCGAGGCGGCGCTCGACGCCGGGCTGAACACCCTGCGTCTGGAGGGCCACATCGAGCCGGACGAGTTCTTCGAACTCGCCGACCGGCACGGGATCCTGACACTGCCCGGCTGGGAATGCTGCGACAAGTGGGAAGCGCAGGTCAACCACGTCGACACGGGCGAGCAGTGGACCAGTGCCGACCGGGTGACCGCACGGGCCTCCATGGCGTCCGAAGCTGCCCGGCTGCGCGACCACCCCAGTGTTCTGTCCTTCCTCGTCGGCAGCGACTACCCGCCCGACCTGCGGACCGAGAAGGACTATCTCGACGTCTTGCGCGCCGCCGACTGGCGCACACCGGTCGTCCCCGCGGCATCCGACGTCACCACGTCCCCGAGTGGCCCGTCGGGCATGCACATGACTGGCCCCTACGACTGGGTTCCCCCCGCGTACTGGTACGACAAGCGCGAAGGCGGCGCGAGCGGCTTCAACTCCGAGACCAGCGCCGGCCCCTCCATCCCCACCCTCGACACCCTGCGTCGCACGCTCTCCCCCGCCGAACTCGACATCCTCTGGACGAAACCGTCCGCCCCGCAGTACCACCGTTCCCCTTCACCCGTCTTCAGCACCCTGGCGCTGTTCAACGACGCACTCGCCCATCGCTACGGCCCACCGCGCAGCCTCGCCGATTACACCGCGAAGGCGCAGCTGGCCCAGTACGAGAACGTCCGGGCCCAGTTCGAGGCCTACGCCCGCAACGCCACGGACACGACGGCGCCGGCGACGGGGGTCATCTACTGGATGTTCAACAGCGGCTGGACCTCGCTGCATTGGCAGCTCGTCGACCGCTACCTCGACCTGGGCGGCGCCTATTACGGCGCGAAGAAGGCCAACGAGCCCCTGCACATCCAGTACTCGTACGACGACGCGAGCGTGACCGTCATCAACCGCCGGCCCGGCCCCGCCACCCGGCTGCGCGCCGACATCACGCTGGCCGGCATGGACGGCGGCACTCGATACCACCGCGTGGTCAGCGACATCCGGGTCGCCGGGGGCGGCGCGAAGACCACCGTGCTGACCCTTCCCTCCCACGCGGGTGGCCCGAACGGCACATACCTGGCACGGCTGATCCTCACCGACCGTTCCGGCCGCGAGGTGAGCCGCAACGTCTACTGGCTCTCCAGCCGGCCCGACACCCTCGACTACGGCGCCACCGACTGGTACCACACCCCCACCACCAGCTACGCCGACCTGACGGGCCTCGACTCCCTGCCGCCCACCGCGGTGACCGCCACCGCGCACACGACCCGTCACGCCGACGCCACGTCCACCACCACCGTCACTCTGCGAAACCCGGGCGTCGGCCAGGGCGGAACCGGCCCGCCCGCCCTGATGACGGACGTCCACCTCGTCGACCGCAACGGCGCCCCCGTACTCCCCGTCCGCTGGAGCGACAACCACGTCACCCTGTGGCCCGGTGAAACCACCACCCTCACGGCCACCTACCGGACCCGCGCACTCCGGCACGGTCTCCCCCGCGTCCGGCTCTCCGGATGGAACACCCCCACCTCCGATGTCGTCCCCGGCCGATAG
- a CDS encoding dihydrofolate reductase family protein: MEQLLRVMNFNVSSDGIGAGEHQSLEQPFGLERPERLFAWAGATASGPLRTESGGSRGLDDYFTRDFARNIGAEIMGRNKFGPQRGPWEDDEWRGWWGQEPPFRTPVFVLTHHERPSFTLSDTTFHFTDGDPASVLERAREAAQGRDVRLGGGVTTVRDFLDAGLIDTLHVAVSPLKLGTGLRLWNSPDELTDRYHLEVVPSPSGVTHHLFWRK, translated from the coding sequence ATGGAACAGCTGCTGAGAGTCATGAACTTCAACGTCTCCAGTGACGGCATCGGCGCCGGTGAGCACCAGAGCCTTGAGCAGCCGTTCGGCCTTGAGCGCCCGGAGAGGTTGTTCGCGTGGGCCGGAGCCACGGCGAGCGGTCCCCTGCGTACGGAGTCGGGAGGGAGCCGGGGGCTCGACGACTACTTCACGCGGGACTTCGCGCGCAACATCGGTGCCGAAATCATGGGCCGCAACAAGTTCGGGCCCCAGCGGGGACCCTGGGAGGATGACGAGTGGCGCGGCTGGTGGGGCCAGGAGCCCCCGTTCCGCACTCCGGTGTTCGTGCTGACCCATCATGAGCGCCCCTCGTTCACGCTCTCCGACACGACGTTCCACTTCACCGACGGCGACCCGGCCTCGGTCCTGGAGCGAGCGCGGGAGGCCGCACAGGGCAGGGACGTCCGACTCGGCGGCGGGGTCACGACGGTTCGGGATTTCCTCGACGCAGGCCTGATCGACACCCTTCACGTAGCCGTCTCGCCCCTGAAACTCGGCACCGGACTACGCCTGTGGAACTCCCCCGACGAGCTCACCGACCGGTACCACCTGGAGGTCGTGCCAAGCCCCAGCGGCGTGACGCACCACCTGTTCTGGCGCAAGTGA
- a CDS encoding TetR/AcrR family transcriptional regulator, translated as MGTTQQVSRRERKKAETRRTIADTALRLFFERGYDDVGIREIAQEADVAVATLFAHFPSKEALVFDQDAEQEAALLDVVRRRPEGVSIPEALRGWLHEVVRIARSEPKLARFHGLIDATPALREHSARMWLRHEEALAQAIAAELGLDAPDVACRLLARTCLGAIPSLRDLDGAAQIIDDTFAFIEAGWNATARVDASRPQRAGRRADGVR; from the coding sequence ATGGGAACGACGCAGCAGGTCAGCCGCCGTGAACGGAAGAAGGCGGAGACGCGCAGAACGATCGCGGACACGGCTCTGCGGCTCTTCTTCGAGCGCGGCTACGACGACGTGGGGATACGGGAGATCGCGCAGGAGGCCGATGTCGCCGTCGCGACCCTGTTCGCCCACTTCCCGTCGAAGGAGGCCCTCGTCTTCGACCAGGACGCCGAGCAGGAAGCGGCGCTCCTCGACGTGGTGCGCCGGCGGCCGGAGGGAGTCTCCATCCCCGAGGCGCTGCGCGGCTGGCTGCACGAGGTGGTGCGGATCGCCCGCAGCGAACCGAAACTCGCTCGCTTCCACGGGCTCATCGACGCCACTCCGGCCCTGCGCGAGCACTCGGCCCGGATGTGGCTGCGTCACGAGGAGGCGCTCGCCCAGGCCATCGCCGCCGAGCTCGGTCTCGATGCCCCCGACGTCGCGTGCCGGCTCCTGGCCCGCACCTGCCTGGGGGCCATCCCTTCGCTCCGCGACCTCGACGGGGCCGCCCAGATCATCGACGACACGTTCGCCTTCATCGAGGCGGGCTGGAACGCGACGGCCCGCGTCGACGCCTCCCGCCCCCAACGGGCCGGTCGCCGCGCAGACGGGGTGAGATGA
- a CDS encoding dienelactone hydrolase family protein has product MPTKALQIPTADGRSDAFAAFPEGGGPHPAVLMYADGFGIRPVLRDMALELAGHGYYVLVPNFFYRHGPAPVIELPEFIGAEERPAVFAQLMPLIREHSAERTVRDADAYLRFLHAQPEVAAGPVAVTGYCIGGLLAVRTAAAHPGQVAAVAAFHAPVSADGTDLFTRLAAPVHFGHAAGDLTPEALAELNRALDSAGVEYTSEIYPDSVHGFTMADTDAFSPAARQLHWDRLLPLLDRTPAGRRG; this is encoded by the coding sequence ATGCCCACCAAGGCGCTGCAGATTCCCACCGCCGACGGCCGGTCAGACGCGTTCGCCGCCTTTCCCGAGGGCGGCGGCCCGCACCCCGCGGTCCTCATGTACGCGGACGGCTTCGGCATCCGGCCGGTGCTGCGGGACATGGCCCTCGAACTGGCCGGCCACGGCTATTACGTGCTCGTACCCAACTTCTTCTACCGGCACGGCCCGGCGCCGGTGATCGAGCTGCCCGAGTTCATCGGAGCCGAAGAGCGGCCCGCGGTCTTCGCGCAGCTGATGCCCCTGATCCGGGAGCACAGCGCCGAACGCACCGTCCGCGATGCCGACGCCTATCTCCGGTTCCTTCACGCCCAGCCCGAGGTCGCCGCCGGGCCGGTCGCGGTGACCGGCTACTGCATCGGCGGCCTCCTCGCGGTGCGCACCGCCGCGGCCCATCCCGGGCAGGTGGCCGCCGTCGCCGCGTTCCACGCTCCCGTGAGCGCGGACGGGACCGATCTCTTCACCCGGCTCGCCGCCCCCGTCCACTTCGGCCACGCCGCCGGCGACCTGACGCCCGAGGCCCTGGCCGAGCTCAACCGGGCTCTGGATTCGGCGGGTGTCGAGTACACCTCCGAGATCTATCCCGACAGCGTCCACGGCTTCACCATGGCCGACACCGACGCCTTCAGCCCGGCGGCGCGGCAGCTCCACTGGGACCGGCTGCTCCCTCTGCTGGACCGCACGCCGGCCGGCCGCCGAGGGTAG
- a CDS encoding FAD-dependent oxidoreductase, with protein sequence MSENTPRIAVIGAGPGGLLCATVLRQHGIEATVFERDTTPASRDQGCSLDLDEHTGQAALRVAGLHDTFLSLSRPEGQEMRDYDHTGRLTAHTLESAGPARPEIDRTDLRDMLLGALGTDHIRWDSPVRAVALTPDGRARVIPQAGPAEEFDLVIGADGAWSKVRPVLSDAVPLYTGSTLIETSFTDVDRRYPDLADMVGHGMMLAGDPADSTHMLIGQRDGKDSVRVYVGLKCERDWAERAGVDLADTEAVRAHLLTHFAGWHKDLLRLLMDNEGPFINRPVFRMPYPHTWTHTPGATLLGDAAHLMPPAGQGANLALVDAADLATAIVAAVEDGSGLDAAVDRYEQVMHPRGAQAAEESARALEQ encoded by the coding sequence ATGAGTGAGAACACCCCGCGCATCGCCGTCATCGGCGCCGGCCCCGGCGGCCTGCTGTGTGCCACCGTCCTGCGTCAACACGGCATCGAGGCAACCGTGTTCGAGCGCGACACCACCCCTGCCTCACGCGACCAGGGCTGCAGCCTCGACCTCGACGAGCACACGGGGCAGGCCGCCCTGCGTGTCGCCGGCCTCCACGACACCTTCCTGTCCCTGTCCCGGCCCGAGGGCCAGGAAATGCGCGACTACGACCACACCGGCCGCCTCACCGCCCACACCTTGGAGTCCGCCGGCCCCGCTCGCCCGGAGATCGACCGCACCGATCTGCGCGACATGCTGCTGGGAGCGCTCGGCACGGACCACATCCGCTGGGACAGCCCCGTACGCGCGGTGGCCCTCACGCCGGACGGACGGGCCCGCGTCATCCCCCAAGCCGGCCCTGCCGAGGAGTTCGACCTGGTCATCGGGGCCGACGGCGCCTGGTCCAAGGTCCGTCCCGTCCTCTCCGACGCCGTCCCCCTGTACACCGGCAGCACCTTGATCGAGACGTCGTTCACCGATGTCGACCGCCGCTACCCCGACCTCGCCGACATGGTCGGCCACGGCATGATGCTCGCCGGCGACCCCGCCGATTCGACCCACATGCTCATCGGGCAGCGGGACGGCAAGGACAGTGTCCGCGTGTACGTCGGGCTCAAGTGCGAGCGCGACTGGGCCGAACGCGCCGGTGTCGACCTGGCCGACACCGAAGCCGTACGCGCCCACTTGCTCACCCATTTCGCCGGATGGCACAAGGACCTGCTGCGCCTGCTCATGGACAACGAGGGCCCGTTCATCAACCGCCCCGTCTTCCGCATGCCCTATCCGCACACCTGGACGCACACCCCCGGCGCCACCTTGCTCGGTGACGCCGCACATCTCATGCCTCCCGCCGGCCAAGGCGCCAACCTCGCCCTTGTCGACGCGGCCGACCTCGCCACCGCCATCGTCGCCGCCGTCGAGGACGGCTCCGGCCTCGACGCCGCCGTCGACCGCTACGAACAGGTCATGCACCCACGCGGCGCACAGGCCGCGGAGGAATCCGCCCGAGCCCTGGAGCAGTGA